A window of Solanum stenotomum isolate F172 chromosome 3, ASM1918654v1, whole genome shotgun sequence contains these coding sequences:
- the LOC125860332 gene encoding cytosolic sulfotransferase 5-like — protein sequence MAAQESNSNIIDSSQSSEEKDAALINELPSALFWDAMEIRKWQGFWFEPGLIKCAMKFSSSFQAGNDDVLLASAPKTGTTWLKALCLCILHQNHNIPENEDLLTQDNPQFHVQTIESSIYSTKPTPDLYSTPSPRLLHTHLPFNLLPNSIMNSNCKIVCVARNPKDTLVSLWHFFNSIFRGNQEPYPLEKVVDEFCTGVHQYGPYFENVLGYWSESQKRPEKILFLKYEEMIKHPKEQVRKLGLFLGKPFEKEEDLEKVVWRCSLERLRNLEVNKNGSVIYGVPNGSYFRKGIVGDWKNYLNLEMEDRINQTTLLKFKDSGLEFEN from the coding sequence ATGGCTGCTCAAGAATCAAACTCCAATATCATCGATTCTTCGCAGTCATCAGAGGAAAAGGATGCTGCTCTAATAAACGAGCTGCCAAGTGCTCTGTTCTGGGATGCCATGGAGATTAGAAAATGGCAAGGGTTCTGGTTCGAGCCCGGCCTAATCAAATGTGCCATGAAATTTAGTTCCTCCTTCCAAGCTGGGAACGATGATGTTTTATTAGCATCAGCTCCAAAGACCGGTACGACTTGGCTCAAAGCCCTCTGTCTCTGTATCTTGCACCAGAATCATAACATACCGGAAAACGAAGATCTGTTAACTCAAGACAATCCACAATTTCATGTTCAGACCATTGAATCCTCCATTTACTCCACAAAACCAACTCCTGATCTGTATTCCACGCCATCTCCAAGACTTCTCCACACACATTTGCCTTTCAATCTTCTTCCAAATTCCATCATGAATTCCAACTGCAAAATTGTTTGCGTAGCCCGGAACCCAAAGGACACATTGGTCTCTCTATGGCATTTTTTCAATTCCATTTTCAGGGGAAATCAAGAACCTTATCCCCTGGAAAAGGTGGTTGATGAGTTTTGCACAGGGGTTCATCAATATGGTCCGTATTTTGAAAATGTGTTGGGTTATTGGTCAGAAAGTCAGAAAAGGCCTGAGAAGATACTGTTCTTGAAATACGAAGAGATGATAAAACACCCGAAAGAGCAGGTGAGGAAACTGGGGTTGTTTCTTGGGAAGCCATTTGAGAAGGAAGAGGATTTGGAAAAAGTTGTGTGGAGGTGTAGTTTGGAGAGATTGAGGAACTTGGAAGTGAATAAAAATGGCTCTGTTATTTACGGAGTTCCGAATGGTAGTTATTTCAGGAAAGGGATTGTTGGCGATTGGAAGAATTACTTGAATCTTGAAATGGAAGATCGAATTAATCAAACAACACTTCTCAAGTTTAAAGACTCTGGATTAGAGTTCGAGAATTGA
- the LOC125860330 gene encoding pentatricopeptide repeat-containing protein At3g46790, chloroplastic-like: MISITTSWLARKHTIVQIHHFHQHLKYSQNPTQHYASLLQSCIGRKAVEPGKQLHAHLCLTGLGYNINLATKLVNLYCVCDKLLNAHHLFDRIPKGNIFLWNVLIRGYAWNGPYEAAISLYYQMIDYGHVPDNFTFPFVLKACSALSAIEVGKDIHEYAKRTKWDKDVFVGAALIDMYAKCGCVGRSREVFENVVERDVVVWNSMLAAYSQNGHPEDCLDLCGEMACGGVRPTEATLVTAISASADVAALRQGRELHGYSWRQGFDSLDKVKTALVDMYAKSGSVKVARILFEGLQEKRVVSWNAMITGYAMHGHANAALGLFNEMVGKAKPDHITFVGVLSACNHGGLLSEGRMYFDSMAKDYGIEPTIQHTTCMVDLLGHSGRLDEAYGLITQMKVMPDAGVWGAFLNSCKIHGYVEFAELALERLIELEPDDAGNYVILSNIYAQAGRWEGVAKLRELMNERGVKKTTAYSWIEVKNKVHAFLSGDTSHPMSDEIYAELQSLGARMVQAGYAPNIMPVFHDVEDDEKSRMVCSHSERLAIAFGLISTPPGTKLLITKNLRVCEDCHVAIKFISKLTEREITIRDVNRYHHFKDGICSCGDYW; the protein is encoded by the coding sequence ATGATATCAATTACTACAAGTTGGTTGGCTCGTAAGCACACAATTGTTCAAATTCATCACTTTCATCAACACTTAAAGTattcacaaaatccaactcaacATTATGCTTCTCTTCTCCAATCTTGCATTGGTCGAAAAGCAGTTGAGCCTGGAAAGCAGCTCCATGCGCATCTATGCCTCACGGGTTTAGGCTACAACATCAATTTAGCAACAAAGCTTGTTAATCTCTATTGCGTTTGTGACAAATTGCTGAATGCCCATCACCTGTTTGATAGAATTCCTAaaggaaatatttttctttggaatGTTTTGATTCGTGGGTATGCTTGGAATGGACCGTACGAGGCTGCAATTTCTCTGTATTATCAAATGATTGATTATGGGCATGTGCCTGATAATTTTACTTTTCCGTTTGTACTTAAAGCGTGCTCGGCCTTGTCTGCGATTGAAGTGGGGAAGGATATACATGAATATGCCAAGAGAACGAAGTGGGATAAGGATGTTTTTGTGGGTGCTGCTCTTATTGACATGTATGCTAAATGTGGTTGTGTTGGTAGGTCGAGGGAGGTGTTTGAGAATGTGGTTGAGAGGGATGTAGTTGTTTGGAATTCAATGCTTGCTGCTTACTCGCAAAATGGTCACCCTGAGGATTGTTTGGATTTATGTGGTGAAATGGCGTGCGGAGGTGTTAGACCCACGGAGGCGACCTTGGTGACTGCAATTTCTGCTTCTGCTGATGTTGCAGCCCTTCGACAGGGGAGGGAGCTTCATGGGTATAGTTGGAGACAGGGTTTTGACTCTCTTGACAAAGTGAAGACAGCACTTGTGGATATGTATGCCAAGAGTGGGTCTGTGAAGGTTGCTAGGATCTTGTTCGAAGGACTCCAGGAGAAAAGAGTTGTTTCTTGGAATGCTATGATCACTGGATATGCAATGCATGGTCATGCTAATGCAGCACTTGGTCTGTTTAATGAGATGGTTGGCAAAGCTAAGCCGGATCATATAACTTTTGTAGGTGTTTTATCAGCTTGTAATCATGGAGGTCTGTTGAGTGAAGGGAGGATGTATTTTGATTCAATGGCAAAAGATTATGGAATTGAACCAACTATTCAGCACACTACATGCATGGTTGATCTCCTCGGTCATTCTGGTCGCTTAGATGAGGCTTATGGACTTATAACGCAGATGAAAGTTATGCCGGATGCTGGTGTCTGGGGTGCATTTCTTAATTCATGTAAAATCCATGGTTATGTGGAATTTGCAGAATTGGCATTAGAGAGGTTGATTGAGCTTGAGCCTGATGATGCAGGCAATTACGTGATCCTTTCAAATATTTATGCCCAAGCAGGTAGATGGGAAGGTGTTGCAAAGCTTAGAGAACTAATGAACGAAAGAGGTGTAAAGAAAACCACCGCGTATAGTTGGATTGAAGTTAAAAACAAAGTACATGCATTTCTCTCTGGGGATACATCTCATCCTATGTCTGACGAGATTTATGCAGAGCTACAGAGCTTAGGAGCACGAATGGTACAGGCTGGCTATGCCCCAAACATTATGCCTGTTTTCCATGATGTGGAAGATGACGAGAAGAGCAGAATGGTGTGCAGCCACAGTGAAAGGCTAGCGATTGCTTTTGGACTAATTAGTACACCCCCAGGGACAAAGCTGTTGATCACCAAGAACCTCCGAGTTTGCGAGGACTGTCATGTTGCAATCAAGTTTATCTCAAAGTTAACAGAGAGAGAAATCACTATCAGAGATGTCAATCGCTATCATCATTTCAAAGATGGCATCTGTTCTTGTGGAGATTATTGGTGA